Proteins from a single region of Bradyrhizobium diazoefficiens:
- the addA gene encoding double-strand break repair helicase AddA yields the protein MVKLPRPIPDEVRARQARASDPTASAFVSANAGSGKTHVLVQRVIRLLLSGVPPEKILCITFTKAAAANMAERVFTTLGHWVTLDDTGLDAAIRAVGIPHPNAKLRRDARKLFACALETPGGLKVQTIHALCTRLLQQFPFEANVPARFAVIDERDQTDMMERANLKVLLEAARDPESVTGRALLTAMASAADVTFKEVVREACLSRDHFMAWTDDAGDAAAAAEQMAAVLGVDASDRIEDVEAEILDGPFLPRARWDDIAFALEDGSKSDNDQAGRLREAKIFSGAAQVDAYLCVFLTDEKLPRKAVVTKKFGELNPSVARLFENEASRLSGLIEKRRAVTMRDRTAALLHIATAAAANYRREKQERGLLDYDDLIDKTLAMLDRVASGWVHYKLDRGVDHVLIDEAQDTSPRQWDIVAHIISEFTAGEGAREGLNRTVFAVGDEKQSIFSFQGAAPHEFDARRRELHRKFTAAGLKFDPVAFTYSFRSGAAILHSVDHVFRDPQIYKSIHSVEIGHPLHNALADAGPSVIELWDLAEADDRQEIEGWRAPFDGVAATSPEVKLARRIQTEIKRLVESGTLTGHEGERRPLRYGDMLILVRRRGNAFDAVIQALKHANVPVAGADRLKLTEHIAIIDLMNLADALLLPRDDLALAVALKSPLFGLDDDDLFRLAHDRKGSLRRALGEHAAGTEKFATVLRRLEACEIRAREETPFAFYAWLLGGDGGRARILRRLGHEANDALDEFLELALNYERKAPASLQGFMAWLRSADTEVKRDMEITRDEVRVMTVHGAKGLEASVVFMVDTTSSPADSQRVRLIHVPRGNDGEVVVWAGRKADDPKPVADARKAMIEETEDEYRRLLYVAMTRAADRLIVGGCLPGNMRTVRKLSWYDLIDTGLSGSGLDKEMIETPLGKVTRFSRPEDVAALGTPATSVGQTITLPDWLRTPAPQEMIEDDPVRPSGQSAEEGRTVRSSESVQSRALALQRGTLVHRLLQSLPEIAAERRREAALGFMARNAADWAEADRTALAEKVLALIAEPRFAAVFATGSRAEVAIAGRLERPGRPPALVSGQIDRLVVRPDEVLIVDFKTNQAAPKSAAEAPAAYVRQLALYRAVLARLYPQKPVRAVLLWTEALEYMEISAPALDAALASLHLGVSVLDPARGRS from the coding sequence ATGGTGAAGCTACCCCGCCCCATTCCCGACGAAGTGCGCGCAAGGCAAGCGCGCGCCTCCGATCCGACTGCATCGGCCTTCGTGTCGGCCAATGCCGGCTCGGGCAAGACCCATGTGCTGGTACAGCGGGTGATCCGGCTGCTGCTGTCAGGGGTGCCGCCGGAAAAGATCCTCTGCATCACCTTCACCAAGGCTGCCGCCGCCAATATGGCCGAGCGTGTGTTCACGACGCTTGGCCATTGGGTGACGCTGGATGATACCGGGCTCGATGCCGCAATCCGCGCGGTCGGCATCCCGCATCCCAACGCAAAGCTGCGCCGCGACGCACGAAAGCTGTTCGCCTGCGCGCTGGAGACGCCGGGCGGGCTGAAGGTGCAGACCATCCACGCACTCTGCACGCGCCTGCTCCAGCAGTTTCCGTTCGAGGCCAACGTGCCGGCGCGCTTTGCCGTGATCGACGAGCGCGACCAGACCGACATGATGGAGCGGGCCAACCTGAAGGTGCTGCTGGAGGCCGCGCGCGATCCGGAGAGCGTCACCGGCCGCGCGCTGCTGACGGCGATGGCGAGCGCCGCCGATGTCACCTTCAAGGAGGTCGTGCGCGAGGCCTGTCTCAGCCGCGACCATTTCATGGCCTGGACCGATGACGCCGGCGATGCCGCGGCGGCGGCCGAGCAGATGGCGGCGGTGCTGGGCGTTGACGCGAGCGACCGCATCGAGGACGTCGAGGCGGAGATTCTCGACGGCCCGTTCCTACCGCGCGCGCGCTGGGACGACATCGCATTCGCGCTGGAGGACGGCAGCAAGTCCGACAACGACCAGGCCGGCCGGCTTCGCGAGGCGAAGATCTTTTCCGGCGCGGCACAGGTCGATGCCTATCTCTGTGTGTTCCTTACCGACGAAAAGCTGCCGCGGAAGGCGGTGGTAACCAAGAAATTTGGCGAGCTCAACCCGTCCGTCGCCCGTCTGTTCGAGAACGAAGCGTCGCGCCTCAGCGGATTGATCGAGAAGCGCCGCGCAGTCACCATGCGCGACCGCACCGCCGCGCTGCTGCATATCGCGACCGCTGCCGCCGCAAACTACCGGCGGGAGAAGCAGGAGCGCGGCTTGCTCGACTACGACGATCTCATCGACAAGACGCTGGCGATGCTCGACCGCGTCGCCTCCGGCTGGGTGCATTACAAGCTCGACCGAGGCGTCGATCACGTACTGATCGACGAAGCCCAGGACACCAGTCCGCGGCAATGGGACATTGTCGCCCACATCATCTCGGAGTTCACGGCCGGAGAAGGCGCTCGCGAAGGATTGAACCGCACGGTCTTTGCGGTCGGCGACGAGAAGCAGTCGATCTTCTCGTTTCAGGGCGCGGCGCCGCACGAATTCGACGCGCGCCGGCGCGAGCTGCACCGCAAGTTCACCGCCGCCGGGCTGAAATTCGATCCCGTCGCCTTCACCTATTCGTTCCGCTCGGGCGCCGCGATCCTGCACTCGGTCGACCACGTCTTCCGCGATCCCCAGATCTACAAGAGCATCCACTCGGTCGAGATCGGCCATCCCCTGCACAATGCGCTCGCCGATGCCGGTCCGAGCGTGATCGAACTCTGGGACCTTGCGGAGGCCGATGACCGGCAAGAGATCGAAGGCTGGCGCGCGCCGTTCGACGGCGTCGCCGCCACCAGTCCCGAGGTCAAGCTCGCCCGGCGCATCCAGACCGAGATCAAGCGGCTGGTCGAGAGCGGCACGCTGACAGGACACGAGGGCGAACGGCGGCCCTTGCGCTATGGCGACATGCTGATCCTCGTTCGCCGGCGCGGCAACGCGTTCGACGCCGTGATCCAGGCGCTGAAGCACGCTAATGTTCCTGTCGCCGGCGCCGACCGGCTGAAGCTGACCGAGCATATCGCGATCATCGACCTGATGAACCTCGCGGACGCACTGCTGCTGCCGCGCGACGATCTCGCGCTCGCGGTGGCGCTGAAGAGCCCACTGTTCGGGCTCGATGACGACGATCTGTTTCGGCTTGCCCATGACCGCAAGGGATCGCTCCGCCGCGCGCTCGGCGAGCATGCGGCTGGAACCGAGAAGTTCGCCACCGTGCTGCGGCGCCTTGAGGCCTGCGAGATTCGTGCGCGCGAGGAGACGCCGTTTGCCTTCTATGCCTGGCTGCTCGGTGGTGACGGCGGCCGGGCGCGCATCCTGCGCCGGCTCGGCCATGAGGCCAATGACGCGCTCGACGAATTCCTGGAGCTGGCACTGAACTATGAGCGCAAGGCGCCGGCCTCGCTACAAGGCTTCATGGCCTGGCTGCGCTCGGCCGACACCGAGGTGAAGCGCGACATGGAGATCACCCGCGACGAGGTGCGGGTGATGACGGTGCATGGCGCCAAGGGGCTCGAAGCCTCCGTGGTGTTCATGGTCGACACCACATCATCGCCAGCGGACTCGCAGCGGGTCCGGCTGATCCACGTGCCGCGCGGCAATGATGGCGAGGTCGTGGTCTGGGCCGGGCGCAAGGCCGACGATCCCAAGCCCGTCGCCGACGCACGTAAGGCCATGATCGAGGAGACCGAGGACGAATATCGACGCCTGCTCTACGTCGCGATGACGCGCGCGGCCGACCGGCTGATCGTCGGCGGCTGCCTACCCGGCAACATGAGAACGGTGCGCAAGCTGAGCTGGTACGATCTCATCGACACCGGGCTATCAGGCTCGGGCCTCGACAAAGAGATGATCGAGACACCGCTCGGCAAAGTGACGAGATTCTCCCGGCCGGAGGACGTCGCCGCGCTCGGCACGCCCGCGACCTCCGTGGGCCAGACGATCACCCTGCCAGACTGGCTACGGACGCCAGCGCCGCAGGAAATGATCGAGGACGATCCGGTGCGCCCCTCCGGCCAATCGGCCGAGGAAGGTCGCACGGTGCGATCGAGCGAGTCAGTCCAGTCGCGCGCACTGGCGCTGCAGCGGGGCACGCTGGTGCACCGGTTGCTGCAATCCCTGCCCGAGATTGCCGCCGAGCGGCGGCGCGAGGCTGCACTGGGCTTTATGGCGCGCAATGCCGCGGACTGGGCGGAGGCCGACCGCACTGCGCTCGCCGAGAAGGTGCTCGCTTTGATCGCCGAGCCGCGCTTCGCAGCCGTCTTTGCCACCGGCAGCCGGGCAGAGGTCGCCATCGCCGGCAGGCTGGAGCGGCCGGGACGGCCGCCGGCGCTGGTGTCAGGCCAGATCGACCGGCTGGTCGTGCGTCCGGATGAGGTTTTGATCGTCGATTTCAAGACCAACCAGGCGGCGCCCAAAAGCGCGGCCGAGGCGCCCGCGGCCTATGTCCGGCAGCTGGCGCTGTACCGGGCGGTGCTGGCACGGCTTTATCCCCAAAAGCCTGTTCGAGCTGTCCTGCTCTGGACCGAGGCCCTTGAATATATGGAGATTTCAGCC